The following are encoded together in the Candidatus Tumulicola sp. genome:
- the glmU gene encoding bifunctional UDP-N-acetylglucosamine diphosphorylase/glucosamine-1-phosphate N-acetyltransferase GlmU, translated as MIRAIVLAAGKGTRMKSSRPKVLHDLCGRPMLWYVLNGLREAGIDDVVVVVAADVRERIASFGVRTVVQTEQRGTGDAVRAALDDMPENASGRILIASGDMPLISGSIFGDVLRELDGERVDLALVTVKMPLPSSFGRIVRRNGAVEGIVEARDATPEQLALDEVNAGVYAFSEPALRQAIGGLRADNAQGEFYLTDTVRGLVEAGKRVHAVSAPKHEDAIGINDRVELARARRAMNERICEQHMRDGVTIVDPATTYLEPELMIGRDTVIYPNTTISRLSEIGEGCVIGPNARVSYAKIGDGSEIRDSIVVDSTIGRGVTVGPYAQVRDKADLGDEVQIGNFVEIKKSAFAAGSKAKHLSYVGDAVVGEEANIGAGTITCNYDGRQKNQTTIGRDVSIGSNTSLIAPVTLGDGSLTGAGSVVTRDVPPGERVAGNPARPLPNRSH; from the coding sequence ATGATTCGCGCCATCGTGTTGGCGGCCGGCAAGGGTACGCGGATGAAAAGCTCGCGACCCAAGGTGCTCCACGATCTGTGCGGACGTCCGATGTTGTGGTACGTGCTGAACGGCCTGCGCGAAGCCGGCATCGATGACGTCGTGGTGGTCGTGGCGGCCGACGTTCGGGAGCGTATCGCTTCGTTCGGCGTGCGTACCGTCGTACAGACCGAGCAGCGCGGAACGGGCGATGCCGTGCGAGCCGCGTTAGATGACATGCCCGAAAACGCGAGCGGCCGCATCCTGATCGCGAGTGGCGATATGCCGCTGATCTCCGGATCGATCTTCGGCGACGTGCTCCGTGAGCTGGACGGCGAACGCGTCGACCTCGCGCTCGTTACCGTGAAGATGCCGCTCCCGTCGAGTTTCGGGCGAATCGTACGGCGCAACGGCGCGGTCGAGGGTATCGTCGAGGCGCGCGACGCGACGCCCGAACAGCTCGCGCTTGACGAAGTGAATGCGGGCGTCTATGCGTTTTCGGAGCCGGCCCTGCGCCAGGCAATCGGCGGCCTACGCGCCGACAACGCGCAGGGCGAGTTCTACTTGACCGATACCGTGCGCGGGCTGGTCGAGGCCGGCAAGCGCGTTCACGCCGTTTCAGCGCCCAAACACGAGGATGCGATCGGCATCAACGATCGTGTCGAATTGGCCCGCGCCCGGCGCGCGATGAACGAACGGATCTGCGAGCAACATATGCGCGACGGGGTGACGATCGTCGACCCTGCGACGACCTATCTAGAGCCCGAACTGATGATCGGTCGCGATACCGTTATTTATCCGAACACCACGATCTCGCGCTTGAGCGAGATCGGTGAAGGTTGTGTGATCGGTCCGAACGCCCGTGTGTCGTACGCCAAGATCGGCGATGGTTCCGAGATTCGCGACAGCATCGTCGTCGACAGCACCATCGGCCGCGGGGTCACGGTTGGCCCGTACGCGCAGGTTCGCGACAAGGCCGATCTCGGCGATGAAGTGCAAATCGGCAATTTCGTCGAGATCAAGAAATCGGCGTTCGCCGCCGGTTCCAAAGCGAAACATCTCAGCTACGTCGGCGACGCGGTCGTTGGAGAAGAAGCCAACATCGGCGCCGGCACGATCACCTGCAACTACGATGGGCGACAGAAAAATCAAACGACGATCGGCCGCGACGTTTCGATCGGATCCAACACCTCGTTGATCGCACCGGTCACGCTGGGAGACGGCTCCCTAACCGGCGCGGGTTCGGTCGTGACGCGCGACGTGCCGCCCGGCGAACGCGTTGCCGGAAATCCGGCGCGTCCGCTCCCAAATCGTTCTCACTAG
- a CDS encoding M48 family metalloprotease yields MGRAIRRIVLGTIVALTLFGAFGFAGADAAATRPNQTDRIVDAIPRGDLLTKPASALVDSDRQVVARRLTAFQLPGWFVMVLFEALALAYFWSSGRAAGLRDWLRRRWKTRWSVRFAFGAALALIARVAALLPAFYLYRVERTMGLSGELTRQWFGFWVLHTALAMTVAGIAAALILWLVERTHQWYIYTILAILGVSISWAYARPYFEVPQQSVLQPVSGVLAQQISAALARGGIHDVAAYTQRPSGSPFAGAVMLGGLQHRVVLDGGVVAASTPEEAVYDAAFETAHAIHADPLFVALIEGGIIIIFSALAVVLADRCGFRRDDDPLSRLALVGALLALVYIGAVPVRNAALRSYDFDADRYAVSIGGDPAAAIRSIVRATDQQMQEACPGLGARLFLNNRPDASARIAAINRIPAGCP; encoded by the coding sequence ATGGGACGAGCGATCCGCCGAATCGTTCTCGGAACGATCGTCGCGTTAACGCTCTTCGGCGCGTTCGGCTTTGCCGGTGCCGATGCTGCGGCGACTCGCCCGAACCAGACCGATCGGATCGTCGACGCGATTCCGCGCGGCGATCTCCTTACCAAACCGGCGTCTGCCTTGGTCGATTCCGACCGTCAAGTCGTAGCGCGGCGCTTAACGGCGTTTCAACTGCCCGGTTGGTTCGTAATGGTGCTGTTCGAGGCACTGGCGCTGGCGTATTTTTGGAGTTCGGGCCGCGCCGCGGGTTTGCGCGATTGGCTGCGACGCCGCTGGAAAACGCGCTGGTCGGTGCGCTTCGCATTCGGCGCTGCGTTGGCGCTGATCGCGCGCGTCGCCGCGCTGTTGCCGGCGTTTTATTTGTATCGGGTCGAGCGAACCATGGGCTTATCGGGAGAGTTGACGCGCCAATGGTTCGGATTTTGGGTGCTGCATACGGCGTTGGCCATGACCGTCGCCGGCATCGCGGCGGCGCTCATCCTCTGGCTTGTCGAGCGCACACACCAGTGGTACATCTACACGATCCTTGCCATTTTGGGCGTGAGCATCTCGTGGGCATACGCGCGTCCATACTTCGAGGTTCCCCAACAGTCGGTGCTGCAGCCCGTCAGCGGTGTATTGGCGCAACAAATTTCGGCAGCGCTGGCGCGAGGGGGAATTCACGATGTAGCGGCCTACACGCAGCGTCCGAGCGGCTCGCCGTTCGCGGGCGCGGTGATGCTCGGCGGATTGCAGCACCGAGTCGTGCTCGACGGTGGCGTTGTCGCCGCCAGCACGCCCGAGGAAGCGGTGTACGATGCCGCCTTCGAAACCGCTCATGCGATTCACGCCGATCCGCTGTTCGTTGCCCTCATCGAGGGCGGTATCATCATCATCTTTTCTGCGTTGGCCGTGGTCTTGGCAGACCGGTGCGGTTTCCGGCGCGACGACGATCCGCTATCGCGTCTAGCGCTGGTCGGAGCGTTGCTCGCGCTCGTGTATATCGGCGCCGTTCCGGTGCGGAATGCTGCGTTGCGCTCGTACGATTTCGACGCCGACCGTTACGCGGTGTCGATCGGCGGGGATCCGGCCGCCGCCATACGCTCGATCGTTCGCGCGACCGATCAACAAATGCAGGAAGCGTGTCCCGGGCTCGGAGCGCGTCTCTTCCTCAACAATCGTCCCGACGCGTCGGCGAGAATTGCGGCGATCAATCGCATTCCGGCGGGGTGTCCGTAG
- a CDS encoding 50S ribosomal protein L25 yields the protein MATADFNLSVEKRVKPGTTGSNALRRHGKIPAVLYGHGSQPESIAIDAKAFAELLHHGARNAIVTLKPDGGPNETALVRTIQFHPVSHRILHADFQRVSANEAIVATLDVVTAGVAPGVKDSGGVMDVVMHQLEIQGPASQIPEHLEADVSKLGLYEHVTAGDIKLPEGFTMITPADTIVVSVEASRTERQVEEAATGPTAAAEPQVIGATDEK from the coding sequence GTGGCGACCGCAGATTTCAACCTCTCCGTCGAAAAGCGCGTAAAGCCCGGCACGACCGGCTCGAACGCGCTACGCCGGCACGGCAAAATTCCCGCCGTTCTCTATGGGCACGGGTCGCAACCCGAATCCATCGCGATCGACGCGAAAGCCTTCGCAGAACTTTTGCACCACGGCGCGCGGAATGCGATCGTGACGCTCAAGCCGGACGGCGGTCCCAACGAAACGGCCCTCGTTCGCACGATTCAATTTCATCCCGTCAGCCATCGCATTCTGCATGCCGATTTTCAGCGCGTTTCGGCCAACGAAGCGATCGTTGCGACGCTCGACGTCGTAACCGCGGGCGTCGCGCCGGGCGTCAAGGATTCCGGCGGCGTGATGGACGTCGTCATGCATCAACTGGAGATCCAGGGGCCGGCCAGCCAAATTCCCGAGCATCTCGAAGCTGACGTATCGAAGCTAGGCCTGTACGAGCACGTGACCGCCGGCGACATCAAGCTACCCGAAGGCTTCACGATGATCACTCCGGCCGACACGATCGTCGTCAGCGTCGAAGCGTCGCGCACCGAGCGTCAGGTTGAGGAAGCCGCGACCGGACCGACCGCAGCGGCCGAGCCGCAAGTCATCGGCGCTACCGACGAAAAATAG
- a CDS encoding ribose-phosphate pyrophosphokinase, which translates to MSLTPLIFSGTSNPQLATDIARRLRLNVGKALVGEFRNAETRVEIGENVRGAEVFVVQSICRTPQGKSVNDALMELLLMIDALRRASAARITSVIPYYGYAKQDKKTKGREPISAKVVANLLKVTGSKRIVTMDLHAAQIQGFFDIPVDNLVATPVLCEYLKKQGLCDGNVTIVSPDAGGVHRAEIFAKRLNSSLAIVFKRRPEPDVSEVTDIVGDVAGRAAVIVDDMISTGGTLAKAAEAIKARGATRVFTVATHGIFAGEAVDVLERSDIEKVIVTDTVPFANVPEHPKFVQLSIAQTFADAINRITTNRSVSELFGDDQPLPPAA; encoded by the coding sequence GTGAGCCTCACTCCACTCATTTTTAGCGGAACTTCGAATCCGCAACTCGCTACAGACATCGCTAGACGTCTGCGGCTCAACGTCGGCAAGGCGCTTGTCGGCGAGTTTCGCAATGCGGAAACCCGGGTCGAAATCGGCGAGAACGTTCGCGGCGCCGAAGTCTTCGTCGTGCAATCCATCTGCCGCACGCCGCAAGGCAAGAGCGTCAACGACGCGCTGATGGAACTGCTCCTGATGATCGACGCATTACGCCGGGCATCCGCCGCGCGGATCACCTCGGTCATACCGTATTACGGGTATGCGAAGCAAGACAAAAAAACCAAAGGTCGCGAGCCGATCTCGGCCAAGGTCGTGGCCAACCTGCTCAAGGTGACCGGCTCGAAGCGCATCGTGACGATGGACTTGCACGCCGCGCAGATTCAAGGCTTTTTCGATATCCCGGTCGACAACTTGGTGGCGACGCCGGTGCTCTGCGAATACCTCAAGAAGCAAGGACTGTGCGATGGAAACGTCACGATCGTCTCGCCCGATGCGGGCGGCGTGCATCGCGCCGAAATCTTCGCAAAGCGCCTGAACTCCTCGCTGGCGATCGTCTTTAAGCGCCGTCCGGAACCAGACGTTTCGGAAGTCACCGACATCGTCGGCGATGTCGCCGGACGCGCTGCGGTGATCGTCGACGACATGATTTCCACCGGCGGCACGCTCGCGAAGGCGGCCGAAGCGATTAAAGCCCGCGGCGCGACCCGCGTGTTTACGGTAGCGACGCACGGTATCTTCGCCGGCGAAGCGGTCGACGTACTCGAACGATCGGACATCGAGAAAGTGATCGTCACCGATACGGTTCCGTTCGCGAACGTTCCGGAGCATCCAAAGTTCGTTCAACTATCGATCGCGCAGACGTTTGCCGATGCGATCAACCGGATTACCACCAACCGCTCGGTGTCCGAGCTCTTCGGCGACGATCAACCGTTGCCGCCGGCTGCCTGA
- a CDS encoding cobalamin B12-binding domain-containing protein, with translation MARPLRIVIAKAGLDGHDRGAKVIARALRDAGMEVIYTGLFQAPEQIVQTAIQEDADGIGLSILSGAHMTLFPLVVEQLKEQDAGDIVFFGGGTIPPEDAAELKAIGVREIFTPGAPLQSIVDFVERECGRRRELVG, from the coding sequence ATGGCACGTCCGTTACGTATCGTTATCGCCAAGGCCGGCCTCGACGGTCACGACCGCGGCGCAAAAGTCATCGCACGTGCGTTGCGTGACGCGGGCATGGAAGTGATCTATACCGGGCTCTTTCAGGCGCCCGAACAGATCGTCCAAACTGCGATTCAGGAGGACGCCGATGGGATCGGTCTATCCATCCTATCGGGAGCGCACATGACCCTGTTCCCGTTGGTCGTCGAGCAGCTCAAGGAACAGGATGCCGGCGATATCGTTTTTTTTGGCGGCGGAACGATTCCGCCCGAGGATGCCGCAGAACTCAAAGCGATCGGCGTCCGCGAAATTTTCACGCCGGGAGCGCCGCTGCAGTCGATCGTCGACTTCGTCGAGCGCGAGTGCGGCCGGCGCCGCGAACTCGTCGGATAA
- the gltX gene encoding glutamate--tRNA ligase has protein sequence MVRTRIAPSPTGDPHVGTAYVALVNYCFAKRNGGQFILRMEDTDRARSTPESERAILDALHWCGLTWDEGPDVGGPYGPYRQSERSSIYAEYAAKLLDAGNAFKCYCTPERLEEMRVAQRAAGKPSRYDGLCRTLAPGEIAEKEAAGIPHVVRLRVPDEGVCQVNDLRRGVIEFEWTSVDMQVLIKSDGMPTYHLANVVDDHLMQITHVLRGEEWVSSAPKHLLLYGYFGWEPPALLHLPLLRNPDKSKLSKRKNPTGILFYRAMGYVSEALMNFLGLLSNPVREGESEILDLQQMVERFELEHVPVGGPIFDTAKLDWVNGRYLRERLTPQTFAERMRAWAGAGTDRWDRIAALAQPRVERLSDVAPLLAFLLAGRLKVSREALVSGKLDELQTRQVLALTMWTLETLTEFSVGGIEFAIDRVAGAMGRKPREIARPLYVAVTGSATSIPLYDSMELLGRDMTRERLRGALELLGAPSKREQDDWRRDFDTALRPQEGSI, from the coding sequence ATGGTCCGAACCCGAATCGCGCCGTCTCCGACGGGCGACCCGCACGTCGGCACGGCCTACGTTGCGCTGGTCAACTACTGTTTTGCCAAGCGCAACGGCGGCCAGTTTATCCTGCGCATGGAGGACACCGACCGCGCGCGCAGCACGCCTGAGAGCGAGCGCGCGATCCTGGATGCGTTGCACTGGTGCGGTCTCACGTGGGATGAAGGGCCGGATGTCGGCGGTCCGTACGGACCCTACCGTCAGAGCGAACGCTCCTCGATCTATGCCGAATACGCCGCCAAGCTGCTCGACGCCGGCAACGCTTTCAAATGCTATTGCACGCCCGAGCGTTTGGAAGAGATGCGCGTGGCCCAGCGTGCCGCCGGAAAGCCGTCGCGGTACGATGGCTTATGCCGAACGCTCGCTCCCGGTGAGATCGCTGAAAAAGAAGCGGCCGGCATACCGCACGTCGTTCGTCTTCGCGTTCCGGATGAAGGCGTCTGCCAAGTAAACGACCTGCGTCGCGGCGTCATCGAATTCGAATGGACGTCGGTCGACATGCAAGTGCTGATCAAGTCCGACGGCATGCCGACGTACCACCTCGCGAACGTCGTCGACGATCACCTGATGCAGATCACCCACGTGCTGCGCGGCGAGGAGTGGGTGTCGAGCGCTCCCAAACACTTGCTGTTGTATGGCTATTTTGGCTGGGAGCCGCCGGCCTTGCTCCACCTGCCGCTCCTGCGCAATCCGGACAAGAGTAAACTCAGCAAACGTAAGAATCCGACAGGCATTTTATTTTACCGGGCGATGGGGTACGTATCCGAAGCCTTGATGAACTTCTTGGGATTGCTCTCGAATCCGGTGCGTGAAGGCGAATCGGAAATTCTCGACTTGCAGCAGATGGTCGAGCGTTTCGAGTTGGAGCACGTTCCGGTCGGCGGCCCAATTTTCGATACGGCTAAACTCGACTGGGTGAACGGCCGCTACTTGCGCGAGCGATTAACGCCGCAAACGTTTGCGGAGCGCATGCGTGCATGGGCCGGTGCCGGAACCGATCGTTGGGACCGTATCGCCGCGCTGGCACAACCGCGCGTCGAACGTTTGAGCGACGTCGCCCCGCTGCTGGCATTTTTACTGGCTGGCCGTTTGAAGGTGAGCCGCGAGGCGCTCGTTTCGGGAAAGCTCGACGAACTGCAGACGCGGCAAGTGCTGGCGTTGACGATGTGGACGCTCGAAACGTTGACGGAGTTTTCCGTGGGCGGCATCGAGTTCGCGATCGACCGGGTCGCCGGTGCAATGGGACGCAAACCGCGCGAGATCGCGCGTCCGCTGTACGTCGCGGTCACCGGGAGCGCGACGTCGATTCCGTTGTACGACTCGATGGAATTACTGGGGCGGGACATGACGCGCGAACGCTTGCGTGGCGCGCTCGAACTGCTCGGTGCGCCCAGCAAGCGCGAGCAAGATGATTGGCGTCGCGATTTCGACACGGCGCTTCGACCGCAAGAGGGAAGTATATGA
- a CDS encoding GGDEF domain-containing protein, producing the protein MKRRPSRVSSDARLLHAATSLLDASRRSPSHVVDAIAQTLSQVERGADVLAVFVVEDGELRCAHVRGHRASYLEGWRLPFGDGRGLVARAAATQVCATMPRDGRGLLLADRSAVAVPWMDGSTLAAIAYASSIYPGAEMSLPAIAMSAAPFAAACEREAVRTEAEIDESTGLLTARAFRRRLDDEIRHASSRRPPAPMCLWFVDVDGFKDVNDRLGHRAGDGVLRTLASLLRAQAVAGLDVAARAGGDEFCLLARATGKARAIERAHDLCAAVNRHAFALAGVTTSIGVAAYPHDASTPGELLDAADRAMYYSKHTGRNRVSFSLAAGRWASVLPEAAVLNPRTSRRWDERSAESFSERSSR; encoded by the coding sequence GTGAAACGACGGCCGTCGCGCGTGTCGAGCGACGCGCGGCTACTCCACGCTGCGACGTCGCTGCTCGACGCCTCTCGGCGATCGCCGTCACACGTCGTCGACGCGATCGCGCAGACGCTTTCGCAGGTCGAACGCGGCGCCGACGTGTTGGCCGTTTTCGTCGTCGAGGACGGCGAACTCAGGTGCGCACACGTTCGTGGTCATCGTGCGAGCTATCTCGAGGGATGGCGTCTTCCGTTTGGCGACGGTCGAGGATTGGTTGCTCGCGCTGCCGCCACACAGGTGTGCGCAACGATGCCGCGTGACGGCCGCGGGTTGTTGCTCGCCGACCGCAGCGCCGTCGCCGTCCCGTGGATGGACGGCAGCACGCTGGCGGCGATTGCATATGCATCGTCCATCTATCCCGGTGCCGAAATGTCACTGCCGGCAATCGCGATGTCGGCCGCTCCATTCGCAGCCGCCTGCGAACGTGAGGCGGTGCGTACCGAAGCCGAGATCGACGAATCCACCGGACTGCTGACGGCTCGCGCATTCCGGCGCAGGCTCGACGATGAAATTCGCCACGCTTCTTCGCGTCGTCCGCCGGCTCCGATGTGTCTGTGGTTCGTCGACGTCGACGGATTTAAGGACGTCAACGACCGGCTCGGGCATCGAGCCGGTGACGGCGTGCTGCGAACGCTGGCATCGCTCTTACGCGCGCAAGCCGTCGCCGGACTGGATGTGGCGGCGCGTGCCGGCGGTGACGAGTTTTGCCTGTTGGCGCGCGCAACTGGAAAAGCGCGCGCGATCGAACGAGCGCACGACTTGTGCGCCGCGGTCAATCGGCATGCATTTGCGCTTGCCGGTGTGACGACGAGCATCGGCGTCGCGGCCTACCCGCACGACGCCTCAACGCCGGGCGAGCTGCTGGATGCGGCCGATCGCGCGATGTACTACAGTAAGCACACCGGTCGCAATCGCGTTTCGTTTTCGCTGGCAGCGGGTCGTTGGGCGTCGGTGTTACCGGAGGCCGCGGTGCTAAACCCGCGAACCTCCCGACGATGGGACGAGCGATCCGCCGAATCGTTCTCGGAACGATCGTCGCGTTAA
- the pth gene encoding aminoacyl-tRNA hydrolase, giving the protein MVAGLGNPGKEYAATRHNAGFMVVDEVARRYAVTHWKKKDSAEQAFDAARRVVFVKPTSFMNLSGAPLRLISSWYKTPPGGVLVVVDEMDVAFGKLRMRPFGGHGGHNGLRSIIATIGDTFPRLRIGVGRPSFASVDHVLSPFDASERERLPDVVAAAADAVDLWLREGLEAAMQFANNWQITPTDTPPECD; this is encoded by the coding sequence CTGGTAGCCGGACTCGGGAACCCCGGCAAAGAGTATGCGGCGACGCGACACAACGCCGGGTTCATGGTCGTCGACGAAGTGGCGCGGCGCTACGCCGTGACGCACTGGAAGAAGAAAGACAGCGCCGAGCAGGCATTCGATGCCGCCCGGCGCGTCGTTTTCGTTAAACCGACGTCGTTCATGAACCTGAGCGGAGCGCCGTTGCGGCTCATTTCGTCGTGGTATAAGACGCCGCCGGGCGGCGTGCTGGTGGTGGTCGACGAAATGGACGTGGCATTCGGAAAACTTCGGATGCGGCCGTTCGGCGGGCACGGCGGTCACAACGGCTTGCGCTCGATCATCGCTACCATCGGCGACACGTTTCCGCGCTTGCGGATCGGTGTCGGGCGGCCGAGCTTCGCGTCGGTAGATCACGTGTTATCCCCGTTCGACGCGTCCGAACGCGAGCGATTACCCGACGTCGTGGCAGCGGCAGCCGACGCGGTAGACCTGTGGTTGCGAGAAGGGCTCGAAGCTGCGATGCAGTTCGCGAATAACTGGCAGATAACGCCTACGGACACCCCGCCGGAATGCGATTGA
- the uvrB gene encoding excinuclease ABC subunit UvrB, which translates to MSQRFELVAPFGLAGDQPKATQALAEGVERGDRTQTLLGVTGSGKTMAMARTVELVQKPTLVLCHNKLLAAQLCAEFRDFFPKNAVEYFVSYFDYYQPEAYVASTDTYIEKDSSVNDEIERLRHSATQSLLTRPDTLIVASVSCIFGLGSPSDYMEMSVRVRVGDSLDRDVFLRKLIDMQYRRNDLNLVRGTFRVRGDVLEFVAVDEELVHRIEFFGDEIEAINVVNIMTGEYVESKDELHIFPAKHFITPDEKLRSAVDSIEAELADRLKYFRAHGKLLEAQRLEMRTRYDLDMLREVGYCNGIENYSRHLTGREPGSTPSCLIDFFPKDWLLFADESHVTLPQVRGMYGGDRSRKEVLVEHGFRLPSALDNRPLTYEEFDDHVKQAIYVSATPGAYETGRSSQVVEMIIRPTGLVDPEVDVRPTRNQIDDLMEEIRVRSDRQERVLVTTLTKKMAEDLTDFLLEMGLRARYLHSEIDTLERVAILRDLRIGTFDVLVGINLLREGLDLPEVSMVGILDADKEGYLRSGTSLIQTIGRAARHVEGKVIMYADVMTESMARAIGETKRRRELQVAFNTEHGIEPRSIRKEVRDILGMVGATRENTEKFKYDKLPREIALKTAADLDRRMRELAANLEFEKAAALRDELVELRKQIGGNEGLLFAGKAPKIFDRALQELVGG; encoded by the coding sequence ATGTCTCAACGATTCGAGCTGGTTGCCCCCTTCGGTCTCGCCGGCGATCAACCCAAAGCCACCCAGGCGCTCGCCGAAGGCGTCGAGCGCGGCGATCGGACGCAGACGCTGCTGGGTGTGACCGGCAGCGGTAAGACGATGGCGATGGCCCGCACCGTCGAGCTCGTCCAAAAGCCGACCCTCGTACTGTGCCACAACAAGCTCCTGGCCGCCCAGCTGTGCGCCGAGTTCCGCGATTTTTTTCCAAAGAACGCGGTCGAATATTTCGTATCGTACTTCGACTACTACCAGCCCGAGGCGTACGTCGCATCGACCGACACCTATATCGAAAAAGACAGTTCGGTCAACGACGAGATCGAGCGCCTGCGTCATTCGGCCACCCAATCGCTATTGACGCGTCCCGACACGCTGATCGTCGCATCCGTCTCTTGCATCTTCGGTTTAGGGTCGCCCTCGGATTATATGGAGATGTCGGTACGGGTGCGGGTCGGCGATTCGTTGGACCGGGATGTGTTTTTGCGCAAACTGATCGATATGCAATACCGTCGCAACGACCTCAACCTCGTGCGAGGGACGTTCCGCGTTCGCGGCGACGTGTTGGAGTTCGTCGCCGTGGACGAAGAGCTGGTGCATCGCATCGAATTTTTCGGCGACGAAATCGAAGCCATCAACGTCGTCAACATCATGACCGGCGAGTACGTCGAGAGCAAAGACGAATTGCACATCTTTCCGGCCAAACACTTCATCACGCCCGACGAGAAATTGCGGAGCGCCGTCGACTCCATCGAAGCCGAACTGGCCGATCGTTTAAAGTATTTTCGGGCGCACGGAAAGCTTCTCGAAGCACAACGTTTGGAGATGCGCACCCGCTACGACCTCGACATGTTGCGCGAGGTGGGCTACTGCAACGGGATCGAAAACTACTCGCGACATCTTACCGGCCGCGAGCCCGGATCGACGCCGTCGTGCTTGATCGACTTTTTCCCCAAAGACTGGCTTCTTTTCGCCGACGAGTCGCACGTCACGTTGCCGCAAGTCCGCGGCATGTACGGCGGCGATCGCTCGCGCAAAGAAGTGCTGGTCGAGCACGGATTCCGCTTGCCGAGTGCGTTGGATAACCGGCCGCTTACATATGAAGAGTTCGACGATCATGTGAAGCAGGCGATCTACGTTTCGGCGACGCCGGGAGCGTACGAAACCGGGCGTAGCAGCCAAGTCGTCGAGATGATCATCCGCCCGACCGGTTTGGTCGACCCCGAAGTCGACGTGCGTCCGACGCGCAATCAGATCGACGATCTCATGGAAGAAATTCGCGTGCGCTCCGATCGTCAAGAACGCGTTCTGGTGACGACGCTCACCAAAAAGATGGCCGAAGATCTGACCGACTTCTTACTCGAAATGGGATTGCGCGCGCGCTATCTGCACAGCGAAATCGACACGCTCGAGCGCGTGGCGATCCTTCGCGATCTGCGTATCGGTACGTTCGACGTGCTGGTCGGAATCAATTTGCTGCGCGAGGGGCTAGACTTGCCCGAGGTGTCGATGGTTGGCATCTTGGATGCCGACAAGGAAGGGTATCTGCGCAGCGGAACCTCGCTGATTCAGACGATCGGACGTGCCGCCCGTCACGTCGAGGGCAAGGTGATTATGTACGCGGATGTGATGACCGAGTCGATGGCGCGGGCCATCGGCGAGACGAAGCGGCGCCGGGAGTTGCAAGTGGCCTTCAACACCGAGCACGGCATCGAGCCGCGCTCGATCCGCAAGGAAGTGCGCGACATCCTTGGGATGGTCGGCGCCACCCGCGAAAACACCGAGAAGTTCAAGTACGACAAGCTGCCGCGCGAGATCGCCTTGAAGACCGCCGCCGACCTGGACCGGCGGATGCGGGAGTTAGCCGCCAACCTCGAGTTCGAGAAGGCGGCGGCACTGCGGGACGAACTGGTCGAGCTGCGCAAGCAGATCGGCGGCAACGAAGGGCTTCTCTTTGCGGGTAAAGCGCCCAAGATTTTCGATCGTGCGCTGCAAGAATTAGTCGGCGGCTGA